One window from the genome of Haloprofundus halobius encodes:
- a CDS encoding oligosaccharide flippase family protein — protein sequence MNVGAEVSKRFVANVLGTVAGFAGTVYFTQLLGTTGLGVYAIFTSFQMAAATMVTFGLFSAVTKRVSEGENQAKHFTSGALIVLVGTALSAVAFAAAAPLVNDILDAEAALLVPLGILSWSLMRLTGAFLEGKGQVALAGFLENGRYVVIVGIQTALLVAGQGVYALLWGLVLGQFATFLVAYLGYARVIPALPSRELVGDFVSFSKYTYLQSLGSQLFKQADYLVLGQLFGTSAAGLYKISFTLTEAAMLFSSALSDVSLPEFSRLKANDRGDRIRELLAKSLTYTGLFAIPALGGGLVVGNDLLRVVYGTDPGTVSFGGVVLGVGNLLIAVLALANLANGYRSVLESYFLGTNRPRISASSSVVLIVTYAIFVLPLAELAGTIGLGLVTTLSFGGSCLLLWRNLEYRPTREVAADVGSQAAATLSMMLVVAAVYVLLGGVSGVLSLALVLCVGGLAYFASLLAANGRLRNDAWWVVRDLTGEMR from the coding sequence ATGAACGTCGGCGCGGAGGTGTCGAAGCGGTTCGTCGCGAACGTCCTCGGCACCGTCGCCGGGTTCGCCGGGACGGTGTACTTCACGCAGCTACTGGGAACGACGGGGCTCGGCGTCTACGCCATCTTCACGAGTTTCCAGATGGCCGCGGCGACGATGGTCACCTTCGGACTGTTCAGCGCCGTCACCAAGCGGGTGAGCGAGGGCGAAAATCAGGCGAAACACTTCACCAGCGGCGCCCTCATCGTCCTCGTCGGGACGGCGCTGTCGGCGGTTGCCTTTGCGGCGGCCGCCCCACTCGTCAACGACATCCTCGACGCCGAGGCGGCGCTACTGGTTCCGCTCGGCATCCTCTCGTGGAGTCTGATGCGATTGACCGGCGCGTTTCTCGAAGGCAAAGGACAGGTCGCACTCGCGGGCTTTCTGGAGAACGGTCGGTACGTCGTCATCGTCGGGATTCAGACCGCGCTTCTGGTGGCCGGTCAGGGCGTCTACGCGCTGTTGTGGGGGCTCGTCCTCGGGCAGTTCGCGACGTTTCTCGTCGCGTATCTCGGCTACGCGCGGGTGATTCCGGCGCTCCCGTCGCGCGAACTCGTCGGCGACTTCGTCTCCTTCTCGAAGTACACCTACCTCCAGTCGCTCGGGTCGCAGTTGTTCAAGCAGGCGGACTACCTCGTCCTCGGACAGCTGTTCGGGACGAGCGCGGCCGGGCTGTACAAGATCTCGTTCACGCTGACGGAGGCGGCGATGCTGTTCTCGTCGGCGCTGTCGGACGTCTCGTTGCCTGAGTTCTCCCGACTGAAAGCGAACGACCGTGGCGACCGGATACGCGAACTGCTCGCCAAGTCGCTGACGTACACCGGGCTGTTCGCGATTCCGGCGCTCGGCGGCGGCCTCGTCGTCGGCAACGACCTGCTCCGCGTCGTCTACGGCACCGACCCCGGAACCGTCTCGTTCGGCGGTGTCGTCCTCGGCGTCGGCAACCTGCTCATCGCCGTGCTCGCGCTGGCGAACCTCGCAAACGGTTACCGGAGCGTCCTCGAATCGTACTTCCTCGGGACGAATCGGCCGCGCATCAGCGCGTCGAGTTCGGTCGTGCTCATCGTGACGTACGCGATCTTCGTCCTCCCGCTGGCCGAGCTGGCCGGGACCATCGGCCTCGGTCTCGTGACCACGCTGAGTTTCGGCGGCAGCTGCCTGCTGCTGTGGCGGAATCTCGAATACAGACCGACGCGGGAAGTGGCCGCCGACGTCGGGAGTCAGGCGGCGGCGACGCTGTCGATGATGCTCGTCGTCGCCGCCGTGTACGTGCTTCTCGGCGGCGTCTCCGGGGTACTCTCGCTCGCTCTCGTGCTCTGTGTCGGCGGCCTCGCCTACTTCGCGTCGCTGCTCGCGGCGAACGGTCGCCTCAGAAACGACGCGTGGTGGGTCGTTCGCGACCTGACGGGCGAGATGCGCTAG
- a CDS encoding alkaline phosphatase family protein, producing MIVLGLDGATHSLLRPWVDAGHLPTFARLYEESVHGDLESTIPEITVPAWPAFATGRNPERLDVYGFTHFNRETRELDLSHDEFIPGKMWDVVDDQGGRCVVFNIPGSYPWQAIDGTIVAAAPEYKESYSYPEERWDELESVVGEYKLRNDATPGSRKYVDQSLSLVDKRFDGFEHFIEKEDPELAVGLIRATDRVAHHYWSTDPDDSNPLFEVYHRVDERLGEFLDAHEDEDVVVMSDHGFEAVSKKFAPNYALSRAGLVHLNESGDGRKQALGKLRDAASDVLGRVGLLTLARNVVPESYVADLPSGSTLGLDNAISLGRIDWERTRALADIGQKTTMVYALTDNADERAEIVAEAREALAASAEDVGLDVRFVELDRGGPHTPDLAMIIETPEVHASSRFDAESPLFDVSTSGHARNGIFFARGPSFRTGTVESAHITDIAPTVLHALGRRLPESIDGDVLDVFASGSDAAERDPDYYDFVGGGAVSEGGVSGDDERETEVKSRLRELGYLE from the coding sequence ATGATTGTCCTCGGCTTGGACGGCGCGACCCACTCGCTGCTTCGTCCGTGGGTCGACGCGGGCCACCTCCCGACGTTCGCCCGCCTCTACGAGGAGAGCGTCCACGGCGACTTAGAGAGCACCATCCCGGAGATCACGGTTCCGGCGTGGCCCGCCTTCGCCACCGGCAGAAACCCCGAGCGACTCGACGTATACGGCTTCACGCACTTCAACCGCGAGACGCGCGAGCTAGATTTGAGCCACGACGAGTTCATCCCCGGGAAGATGTGGGACGTCGTCGACGACCAAGGGGGTCGCTGCGTCGTGTTCAACATCCCCGGGTCGTACCCGTGGCAGGCCATCGACGGCACCATCGTCGCCGCCGCCCCCGAGTACAAGGAGAGTTACAGCTACCCAGAGGAGCGCTGGGACGAGCTGGAGTCGGTCGTCGGCGAGTACAAACTCCGCAACGACGCGACGCCTGGAAGCCGAAAGTACGTCGACCAGAGTCTCTCGCTCGTCGACAAGCGCTTCGACGGCTTCGAGCACTTCATCGAGAAGGAAGACCCCGAACTGGCGGTCGGACTCATCCGCGCCACCGACCGCGTCGCCCACCACTACTGGTCGACCGACCCCGACGACTCCAATCCATTGTTCGAGGTGTACCACCGCGTCGATGAACGACTCGGCGAGTTTCTCGACGCCCACGAGGACGAGGACGTGGTCGTGATGAGCGACCACGGCTTCGAGGCCGTGTCGAAGAAGTTCGCACCGAACTACGCGCTGTCGCGGGCGGGTCTCGTCCACCTCAACGAGAGCGGCGACGGCAGGAAACAGGCGCTCGGGAAACTCCGCGACGCCGCCAGCGACGTGCTGGGTCGAGTCGGCCTGCTGACGCTCGCGCGCAACGTCGTCCCCGAGAGCTACGTGGCCGACCTCCCGAGCGGGTCGACGCTCGGTCTCGACAACGCCATCAGCCTCGGTCGCATCGACTGGGAGCGGACTCGTGCGCTGGCCGACATCGGCCAGAAGACGACGATGGTGTACGCGCTCACCGACAACGCCGACGAGCGCGCCGAAATCGTCGCGGAGGCCCGCGAAGCACTCGCCGCTTCAGCCGAGGACGTGGGACTCGACGTACGCTTCGTCGAACTCGACCGCGGCGGCCCGCACACGCCGGACCTCGCCATGATAATCGAGACGCCCGAGGTCCACGCCTCCTCGCGGTTCGACGCGGAGTCGCCGCTGTTCGACGTCTCGACGAGCGGCCACGCCCGCAACGGCATCTTCTTCGCGCGCGGCCCGTCGTTCCGTACCGGCACCGTCGAGAGTGCTCACATCACCGACATCGCGCCGACAGTATTGCACGCGCTCGGCCGTCGCCTCCCCGAGTCGATAGATGGCGACGTGCTAGACGTGTTCGCGTCCGGTAGCGACGCCGCGGAGCGCGACCCCGACTACTACGACTTCGTCGGCGGGGGCGCGGTGAGCGAGGGCGGCGTCTCCGGCGACGACGAGCGCGAGACGGAGGTCAAATCCCGCCTGCGCGAACTCGGATACCTCGAATAA
- a CDS encoding alkaline phosphatase family protein, with the protein MRTLLVGLDAACLPVLRPLFDDGDLPTLRSLFEAGATAPLESQIPPWTASAWPSLYTGKNPGKHGVFDFLSFDGYEWDIVNSTDVKARTMWEYADEAGMTSVVVNAPVTAPPREFDGALVPGYLAAESPRCHPEGLLDEIEEAVGPYRVYAERETDERRSDEAKFRDYVELTHLRGGAFRYLADRFDPEFGFVQFQKTDAVFHDFPGDEAKVRDIYRAVDEELTDILEVCDPDVVVVASDHGMGEYDGYEFRVNQFLKEQGRVVTARGGQDVPSWFQIKDDELTDESGSGDTGERGRDGGDSGTRLLSTVAAAAARAGLTYQRGKAILDRVGLAEFVGRHVPVSVVFAASESVDFAASEAYLRSPSELGIRLNVVGREPEGAVPENEYDAVRDALMDELRAAETPDGEPVFERVAPREEVFEGPYAEEAVDIVTVPTEFEHSLSALVGEQFSDPEPWNHKLDGVVSVSGAGVDADADLSGAHLFDVAPTVLATLGIAPDVEMDGSVLGCVSGPDPETYPEFDVGGRARTDDDEVASRLADLGYLE; encoded by the coding sequence ATGCGAACCCTGTTGGTCGGACTCGACGCCGCCTGTCTGCCCGTCCTTCGACCGCTGTTCGACGACGGGGACCTGCCGACGCTCCGCTCGCTGTTCGAGGCGGGCGCGACTGCGCCGCTCGAATCGCAGATTCCGCCGTGGACCGCGAGCGCGTGGCCCTCGCTGTACACGGGCAAGAACCCCGGAAAACACGGCGTCTTCGACTTCCTCTCCTTCGACGGCTACGAGTGGGACATCGTCAACTCGACGGACGTGAAGGCGCGGACGATGTGGGAGTACGCCGACGAGGCGGGGATGACGAGCGTCGTCGTCAACGCGCCGGTCACCGCCCCGCCGCGGGAGTTCGACGGCGCGCTCGTGCCCGGCTATCTGGCCGCGGAGAGCCCGCGCTGTCATCCCGAGGGACTGCTCGACGAGATCGAGGAGGCGGTCGGCCCCTACCGCGTCTACGCCGAACGGGAGACCGACGAACGCCGCAGCGACGAGGCGAAGTTCCGCGACTACGTCGAACTGACGCACCTCCGCGGCGGGGCGTTCCGCTATCTCGCCGACCGCTTCGACCCCGAGTTCGGCTTCGTCCAGTTCCAGAAGACCGACGCCGTCTTCCACGACTTCCCCGGCGACGAGGCGAAAGTCCGAGACATCTACCGCGCCGTCGACGAGGAACTCACCGATATTTTGGAGGTCTGTGACCCCGACGTCGTCGTCGTCGCCAGCGACCACGGCATGGGCGAGTACGACGGCTACGAGTTCCGCGTCAACCAGTTCCTGAAAGAACAGGGCCGAGTCGTCACCGCCCGCGGCGGGCAGGACGTCCCCTCGTGGTTCCAGATAAAGGACGACGAACTGACCGACGAATCGGGGTCGGGCGACACCGGAGAACGCGGCCGCGACGGCGGCGATAGTGGGACACGGCTACTCTCGACCGTCGCCGCCGCAGCAGCGCGCGCAGGGCTGACCTACCAGCGCGGCAAGGCGATTCTCGACCGAGTCGGCCTCGCGGAGTTCGTCGGCCGCCACGTTCCCGTCTCCGTCGTCTTCGCCGCCAGCGAGTCCGTCGACTTCGCGGCATCTGAGGCGTACCTCCGCTCGCCCTCGGAGTTAGGAATTCGGCTGAACGTCGTGGGGAGAGAGCCCGAGGGAGCGGTTCCGGAGAACGAGTACGACGCCGTCCGTGATGCGCTGATGGACGAACTGCGCGCAGCGGAGACGCCCGACGGAGAGCCGGTGTTCGAGCGGGTAGCTCCGCGAGAGGAGGTGTTCGAGGGACCGTACGCCGAAGAAGCGGTCGATATCGTCACCGTCCCTACTGAGTTCGAGCACTCGCTGTCGGCGCTCGTCGGCGAGCAGTTCAGCGACCCCGAACCGTGGAACCACAAGCTCGACGGCGTCGTCTCGGTGTCGGGCGCGGGCGTCGACGCGGACGCCGACCTTTCGGGCGCGCACCTGTTCGACGTCGCGCCGACCGTGTTGGCGACCCTCGGTATCGCGCCTGACGTCGAGATGGACGGGTCGGTGCTCGGCTGTGTTTCGGGACCCGACCCGGAGACGTACCCCGAGTTCGACGTGGGCGGGCGCGCGCGGACCGACGACGACGAGGTGGCGAGTCGACTCGCCGATTTGGGGTATCTGGAGTAG